The Lutibacter sp. A64 genome segment TTTTGCTAACGGCAATAAACCCTTAGCCGTTTTACTTGAAGGCACTTTTAAATCTGCCTACAACAATCGAGTAAAACCCTTTAAATTAGACAATTCTAAAGAAATTGGAGTAGCTAGTAAAATGATTGTAATTTCAGATGGAGATGTAATCGCTAACGACGTTTTAAATAGACAACCACTTGAGTTGGGCATAAACAAATTTACAAATATTCGCTATGGAAATAAAGACTTTTTATTAAATGCCGTTAACTATTTATTAGATGATACTGGCTTAATAAACCTCCGTTCTAAAACCGTAAAAATTGCTTTTTTAAACAAACAAAAGGCATATGAAGAAGCTACAAAATGGCAACTGATTAATATAATTTTCCCTCTGTTAATTTTAGGAGCTTTCGGATTGATTTTCAACTATTTCAGAAAGAAAAAATACCGCTAATTCCCTTTCACAATAGCTCTTAAAAATTTGTTAAATTTAAACCTCTATTGCCTGAGGCTGTTTAGATAAGTTATATTTGTTACATAACTTAAATAAACTATTATGCTAAAAAATTTATCACTCTTGCTATTATTTGTTGGTTTTACGGCAACATCTAATGCACAAATTAAAACACCACAACCCAGTCCTGCTGCAAAATTAGAACAAGTTGTTGGTTTAACCGATGTATCTATTGAGTATTCTAGACCTGCAATGCGCGGAAGAACTATTTTTGGAAACTTAGTACCTTATGGGAAGATTTGGAGAACTGGTGCCAATGCCAATACAAAAATAACGTTTGGACACGATGTTGTTATTGATGGAAAAGAATTAAAAAAAGGAACATACGCTATTTACACCATTCCAAATAAAACAACTTGGGAAGTAATTTTTTACACAGATGCCAACAACTCTGGAACACCTAAAGAATGGGACGAAAATAAGGTTGCGGTAAAAACTACTGTTAAAGCTTACGAAATGCCTATGGCTATAGAATCTTTTACAATTACAATTGATGATTTAAAAGTAGATTCTGCAGTAATTGGTATGCTTTGGGAAAACGTATATGTTGGTGTACCTTTTGAAGTACCAACAGAACAAATTGCAACTAAAAATATTGAATCTGTAATGGCTGGACCATCTAATAACGATTATTACCAAGCAGCTTCGTATTACCACACAGAAGGTAAAGACCTAAAACAAGCCTTAGCTTGGATGCAAAAAGCAACTGCAGATGGTAATGCTCCGTTTTGGTATTTAAGAAGAATGAGCTTAATACAAGCTGATTTAGGAGATAAAGCAGGAGCAATAGCAACAGCTAAAAAATCGTTAGAAGCTGCAAAAAAAGCAAACAATGCAGACTATATTAAAATGAATGAAGAATCTATAAATAAATGGCAAAAATAATGATGACAAAATTTAAATTAACACTGGTATTACTTTTAATTGCAACAGTAACATTTGCACAAAAAAGTCCAAGAAAACAAGCAACAGGAAACATTGGTAAAACTGCCGTAACAGTAGATTATGGAGCACCTAGCGTAAAAGGAAGAACTATTTGGGGTGAACTTGTACCTTATGCTAAAGTTTGGAGAAGTGGCGCAAACGAAAACACAACTATTTCTTTTGATAAAAACGTTACAATAGCTGAAACTACTGTCCCAGCTGGAAAATATGGATTCTTTATGATTCCTTCTGAAAGCGGTGCTTGGGAAGTAATTTTAAGCAAAAAGAACGATGCTTGGGGATCTAATGGTTATTCTAAAGAAAACGACCAATTACGTTTAAAAGTAACTCCAAAAACTGTAGCTGAAAACACAGAATTATTAACTTTTACAGTTACTAAAACAGGTGTAGAATTTGCTTGGGAAAAAGTAAAAATTACAATTCCTATTAAATAAAATTTCTCGTTTTTATAACTTAAAGACCGTTTAGAAAGTAAATTTTTTCTAAACGGTCTTTTTTTATATCTATATTTTTAATTAAATTTGAGTAAAACTCTAAAATTGCTTTTAATTCTACTTTTTTAACTGAACAAAATAAACCTCTTTTATTTTAAAATATAACTACGTTTATTGGGGTTTTATAAGTTGTTTGGAGTGATTTTAATTTTGAAGTAAGAGTTGGGCACAAGCTGAAACCGTTAACACAAACAGCACATTTGTTTTTTTGCCGCAACAAAAGCCAACACAGAAAAAACCAAAAGAGCTGTTTTTAGCCAACGCTCGAAAAAAATGAGGTAAACCGTAAAATGAATAAGTAAAATAACTGTATTTTAGAATCTTATTAGAAAAACTGATTTGCAAAAAAATGACAATTGACGAAATCTATAAAAAAGAAGAAATAAGTGTTAGGTCTTACCACGTTTGCAAATACAACGAATTAAACTCTATCTCTGATTTAAAGAAATATTACTACAAAAATAAATCCTTCGAAAAACTTCGAAATTGTGGTAGGAAATCAAATGAAGAACTAATTGAGATATGTAATAAATATCCAGATGACAATTTTGAAAATAAAGAGATAGAAGTCAAAAAAGAAAATCCTCTAAAAAGCATAATTACAAACTTAACTAGAGTTCAAAGAGAGGTAATAAATAGCTTTATTTTCGTAAATACTAATAGCTTATCCGTAAGGAGTAAGAATGCAATCTCTTTACATTTAAAAAACAATCTAAAGGTTAAAAACTTTACAGAAAAAGTTTTACTCTCTAAAAGTTTCAATGTTCAAAATATAAAAAACGTAGGTGCTAAATGTGTTCCTGAAATAGAAATTTATATTTCAATTATTAAAGATTTCATATTTGAAGTAAACCAAACAAGAGATGAAAAGTATTTAATTGCATTAAAAAATAAATTTTTAATACAACGTACTTTTGATATTCCATTGGTTCCAAGTGAAATATTAGAATCAGAATCTATTTTTCAACTTACAAAATTTCTCTTAAATCAAAATGCATTTTTTGACGAAACTCAAACGGTTATAGTTAAACTAGCTTTGAAATTATTCAATAATCAAAAAGAACTTACGCTTGACGAAATAGCTGAACAGGTTGACCTTTCAAGAGAAAGAGTAAGACAGATAAGAAAACTTTGTCTTGAAGCTTTATTTGATAAGCTACTTTTTATTTCTAATTTTAATGACGATTTATTTCAAAAATATAGCATAGATGTTGAATCAATTTATATTGAAATAAACACAGATATTTTAAATAAAATCAACCAATCAAATAACACTAATTTTTCTAGAGAATTTATCACTTTCATACTTTCTGCATATCTAAAAGATAGTTTTTCTGTAGTTGGGAATTATGAAGATGTTTTACAACCAAAATATTTTAATTCACGTAACAGACACAATTGGAATAACTTCTATTTAGTAGAAAAAGAATTATCCTCGGAATTTGATTTCACTTCTTTTAGTAATGATATTTCAAACAGGTTAAGCGATAGAATTGAAGAATCGTATTTCTTTAATTTCAAAAGCTATTTATCAAAGTTTCTATCAAACAACAATATTGATATTTTAGACTTATTATTACCAATCTGTGAGAAAATAATTAATGAAGAATTTGAAATATATCTTGATTTAGATGAAAGCATAAATTTCAAAAGAAACACTACTCGACAAGCACACGAATATGCTTTTGAAGCACTTGACCATTTAGGAAAACCTTCAAAGGTTAAAGAGATTTTTGAAAAGGTTGTAGAACTGCATCCCAACTATGACACTGAAGAAGCAAAAATCAGAGTTTCAATGAAACGGAAAAATGGTTTTGTGCCAATTGGTAGAAAAAGTGTATTTGGTTTGAAAAAATGGGAAAGTGAATTGGACAATTTCAAAGGAGGTACAATACGAGATATTGTTGAAGAATATTTAATGCAATTTTCTGTACCGAAACATATTTCACACATAACAGAACACGTTTTAAAATATCGTCCAAAATCAAATCAATATAGCATTCTTCAAAATTTAAAACTTGATGAATCTGGATTGTACATATTTTTTAAAGGTTCGCATATAGGATTAACAACAAAAAAATACGAATCTGACTTTAAGAGAATATCGGAAGTCCAGAAAACCGATAAGAAAACTTGGGAAGAAAGGTTTGAAATGCTTCAAAATTTTGTCTCAATAGAAAAAAGGCTACCATTTTCAAATGGTGTGCCTGAAAAAGAAATAAAACTTTATCGTTGGCTTAATGTTCAAAAAAGTAAGCAAAACAAGGGTAAACTAACTGAAAATAAAGAGGATAAGCTAAACAGCTTATTAGCGAAATATCCAAGTATTAATGGTAGACGAAGATTGAACTCAAATGAGAAGTATCAAGAATTAATCTCATTTGTTACGAATAATCATAGATTGCCTTCAGCTAATAAAAATGGTGAGGAAAATTTATATCAATTCTTTTACAAACAGAGAAAGCTATTTGATAAAAACGAACTTGACAGCAAAGAACAAAATAAATTTATTGAAGTTGCTAAACTTCTTCAAAATATAAAATATGAAAATTAAAGAAACTAAACTATTGCAAAATCAAAGACTCAAAGAGATTTGCAATGATAAGGAAGTTAATTATGAATCTATTGAAACATTATTAGATTCAGTTAAAACAAAGAAGTTGCTGAAAAGAAATAATTACCATCAGCAAAAAATTAATGATGTTATTGAAAAAGCAATAAAATGAAATTCTCAAATATAAAAATTAACAATTTCAGACAATATTACAATGCTGTAAATATTGATTTAACAACTGATACCGACCAAAATATTGTTGTGATAGGTGGTAGAAATGGTTATGGTAAAACAAATTTCCTATTATCAATAGTTTGGTGTCTTTATGGTGAAAAAATTTCACAAATTGATGATAACTTTAAAAAGGAAATCCAAAAAGAAAAAAACTATTCATCTTTTATGCAACAGTCTATAAATTGGACAGCAAAAAGAGAAAATAAAGATACATTTTCGGTTAGTATTAAAGTTTCAGAAATAGAATTACCCGAATTGAGTAAATTAAATTCAAACTCTGCTAGTGTTATTATAACTAGAACATTTAATGTTACTAGTATGAATGAAACACTTTCTATTTCAGATACTAATTCGAATATGGAAATATTTGATGATGAAGCTGATAAAATTAATTTCATCAATGATTATATAATTCCAATAGATGCTGCAAAATTTGTGTTTTTTGATGCAGAAAAAATCTCTGAAATAGCAAACTTATCTATTAAGGAAGAAGGTAGTTTTATAAATGATGCATTAGGAAAAATATTAGGTCTTGATACATACGACACTCTAATTGAAGATATAGAGTTTTACATTAATACCTTGAAAAAAGAAGGAGCAACCAAAAATTTACAAGAACAAATAGTTGATAAAGAAAAAGCAATTGAACTCTCTGAAATAGATATTGAAAAGCTTGAAGAAGAAAATGCTGAAAAACTAAAAGAGATTGATGATTTAAAGAAAACCATAAGACAATACGATAATCTTATATCGCAACACAGTAAACAAGGCAATTCAACATTTGATAGAGATTCAATTTTATCAGAAATAAATAAGTTAAAAGCAAAGGAATTTGAACTATCTGAAAGATTTAATGAATTAAGCGAGATAATTCCGTTAGCTATTTTAACTGGTAAACTTGAAGAAGTAAGTGAACATCTTGAAATTCAAGAGAAAAACACATTGTCTCAAAATTCCTCAAAAGAAAATTCAGAAAAAATTGAGAATTTTATAGAGCTACTTTTTAATAAACCACCAGAACCTAAAAATTCTACAATGTCATTCAAGGACAAGCTTTTTTATTACGATAAGGCCAAAAATTTAGGTTCAGAATTGTTTGCCTCTAATGGAAATTATCAAGAATTAGAATTTGAGCACGATTTAAGTAATGCAGAAAAAAATCTAATTACTGATGCAATAAATCTTGTTAATTCTCAATCAAAAGATCTATTTGAAACTACTATTGAAGAATTCAATGAAGTACAAATTAAACTATCCGAACTTAATAAGACTTTAAGCAAAGTTGATGCTGATTTGGAGGATGAATTGATTTTAGAATATTCATCGAAAAAGGAAACAGCTGAATATAATATTACAGAAAATAATAGAAAAATTGGTGAAAACAATCAGCAAATATCAAAGTTAAGAAGTGACATTGTTCGTTTAAATCAACAACTTTTAACTTTAGTAAAAAAGGTAGATATCAATGCCCAAAACAAAATTAAAATAAAAGAAAGTCAGAAATATATTGACGTCTTAAATACATTCCTCGAAGAACAGAAAAACAAACATAAAGACAGTCTTGAAAATACTATTTTAAGCGAGCTAAAAATATTAATGCACAAACTTGGAAGTGAAGAAAATAACAGCAAGTTTATTGAAGATGTAAAAGTTACCATTTTGGCATCTGGTCAAGGAATGAAGATTACTCTTTTAGACCAAGATGATAATGAAATAAGAAAAGAGAGTTTATCTTCCGGTGAAAAACAAATTTATATTTCGTGCTTAATAAAAGCGATTTTGAACGAATCTATACAGAGTTTACCAATATTTATCGATACGCCACTTGGAAGACTTGATGAAGAACATAGAGATAATATTACCCGAAAATACTATCCTGCTCTTTCAGAGCAAGTTGTATTATTTTCAACAAATAGCGAGATCACACCTAAACGTTACAAAGATATTTCTGAAAACATTTCGAAATCCTATTTATTATTTAATGATGGAGCAAACACAAGTTTAAAAAACGGTTACTTTAATACTACAAACAATGATTAGATTTAAAATAGATTCGGAAAGCACAGAATTATTAGATAGAATAACAAGTATCTATAATTTTAAAAGAGACACGATTACAGGCAGAATCGCTTTGTCATTAAGTATTGAAAAAGGTCGTCTTTTTCACGAAAATGAAAACAATTTACCTCAAAATGGTAGAGAATATACACCAACAAGTAACATATTTGGTCGTTTAGTAAATGACATTGACAATTTTACTCTTTATAAAACCATTTTCGATCAACATTATAATAAAGAGTTAACGGAAAGTGAATTTATTAAACTTTATAAACTTCATTTAAAAGATGGTCTTGAAATTTGGAATAACAAATTAAATGATAGCGATATTACCAAAGGAGAACATATTTCACTTTTATTGAAACCCATCAAAAAAGGATTAACATTAAGATCAAAAACTGTAAAAACTAGTTCTAGTTCAAAGAAATTTAATGTAACAGAATTTGAAGATCTTTT includes the following:
- a CDS encoding DUF2911 domain-containing protein, with the protein product MLKNLSLLLLFVGFTATSNAQIKTPQPSPAAKLEQVVGLTDVSIEYSRPAMRGRTIFGNLVPYGKIWRTGANANTKITFGHDVVIDGKELKKGTYAIYTIPNKTTWEVIFYTDANNSGTPKEWDENKVAVKTTVKAYEMPMAIESFTITIDDLKVDSAVIGMLWENVYVGVPFEVPTEQIATKNIESVMAGPSNNDYYQAASYYHTEGKDLKQALAWMQKATADGNAPFWYLRRMSLIQADLGDKAGAIATAKKSLEAAKKANNADYIKMNEESINKWQK
- a CDS encoding DUF2911 domain-containing protein, encoding MAKIMMTKFKLTLVLLLIATVTFAQKSPRKQATGNIGKTAVTVDYGAPSVKGRTIWGELVPYAKVWRSGANENTTISFDKNVTIAETTVPAGKYGFFMIPSESGAWEVILSKKNDAWGSNGYSKENDQLRLKVTPKTVAENTELLTFTVTKTGVEFAWEKVKITIPIK
- a CDS encoding helicase associated domain-containing protein, with amino-acid sequence MTIDEIYKKEEISVRSYHVCKYNELNSISDLKKYYYKNKSFEKLRNCGRKSNEELIEICNKYPDDNFENKEIEVKKENPLKSIITNLTRVQREVINSFIFVNTNSLSVRSKNAISLHLKNNLKVKNFTEKVLLSKSFNVQNIKNVGAKCVPEIEIYISIIKDFIFEVNQTRDEKYLIALKNKFLIQRTFDIPLVPSEILESESIFQLTKFLLNQNAFFDETQTVIVKLALKLFNNQKELTLDEIAEQVDLSRERVRQIRKLCLEALFDKLLFISNFNDDLFQKYSIDVESIYIEINTDILNKINQSNNTNFSREFITFILSAYLKDSFSVVGNYEDVLQPKYFNSRNRHNWNNFYLVEKELSSEFDFTSFSNDISNRLSDRIEESYFFNFKSYLSKFLSNNNIDILDLLLPICEKIINEEFEIYLDLDESINFKRNTTRQAHEYAFEALDHLGKPSKVKEIFEKVVELHPNYDTEEAKIRVSMKRKNGFVPIGRKSVFGLKKWESELDNFKGGTIRDIVEEYLMQFSVPKHISHITEHVLKYRPKSNQYSILQNLKLDESGLYIFFKGSHIGLTTKKYESDFKRISEVQKTDKKTWEERFEMLQNFVSIEKRLPFSNGVPEKEIKLYRWLNVQKSKQNKGKLTENKEDKLNSLLAKYPSINGRRRLNSNEKYQELISFVTNNHRLPSANKNGEENLYQFFYKQRKLFDKNELDSKEQNKFIEVAKLLQNIKYEN
- a CDS encoding DNA modification system-associated small protein, producing MKIKETKLLQNQRLKEICNDKEVNYESIETLLDSVKTKKLLKRNNYHQQKINDVIEKAIK
- the dndD gene encoding DNA sulfur modification protein DndD, whose protein sequence is MKFSNIKINNFRQYYNAVNIDLTTDTDQNIVVIGGRNGYGKTNFLLSIVWCLYGEKISQIDDNFKKEIQKEKNYSSFMQQSINWTAKRENKDTFSVSIKVSEIELPELSKLNSNSASVIITRTFNVTSMNETLSISDTNSNMEIFDDEADKINFINDYIIPIDAAKFVFFDAEKISEIANLSIKEEGSFINDALGKILGLDTYDTLIEDIEFYINTLKKEGATKNLQEQIVDKEKAIELSEIDIEKLEEENAEKLKEIDDLKKTIRQYDNLISQHSKQGNSTFDRDSILSEINKLKAKEFELSERFNELSEIIPLAILTGKLEEVSEHLEIQEKNTLSQNSSKENSEKIENFIELLFNKPPEPKNSTMSFKDKLFYYDKAKNLGSELFASNGNYQELEFEHDLSNAEKNLITDAINLVNSQSKDLFETTIEEFNEVQIKLSELNKTLSKVDADLEDELILEYSSKKETAEYNITENNRKIGENNQQISKLRSDIVRLNQQLLTLVKKVDINAQNKIKIKESQKYIDVLNTFLEEQKNKHKDSLENTILSELKILMHKLGSEENNSKFIEDVKVTILASGQGMKITLLDQDDNEIRKESLSSGEKQIYISCLIKAILNESIQSLPIFIDTPLGRLDEEHRDNITRKYYPALSEQVVLFSTNSEITPKRYKDISENISKSYLLFNDGANTSLKNGYFNTTNND